Below is a genomic region from Campylobacter concisus.
CACATCGCAAAACACAAAGAGACAGCTATAAGCTGCGGCGTAGACGAGAGAAACATCTATCTAATGAGCGATGGCGATCAAATGGAGATCTGTCAAAAATACTTAAAACGTTTAAAAACGGTAAAAACCGGCAAAGTCTTCATAGACAATCAAATAAATAAACAAATCTCAGACGATGTCGTCATCGATAGACAAAACCTTGCCGAAGCAGGTGTCGTCATGATAATCGCTCAAATTTCACGTCATGGCGCAAAGCTTATAAACAAGCCTCGTGTCATTAGCTACGGCCTTGTGGGCAATAAACAAGATGCGGAGTTTAGCAAAGAGATGCAAGAAATTTTGACGCAGTTTTTAAGCAACGTCAAAGAGGAGCTTTTAAAAGATGGCAGACTGCTCGAGTCACAAGTGCGTCAAGTGATCAGAAAGCATATCTTTAGAAAGGTCAAAAAGTACCCAACTATCGTGCCGATCATCTATCTAATGTAAGGGAAATTTATGCAAACAATCAACCAAATCGCAGCCGAAGTTTTAAAGATAGAAGCAAACGAGCTTTTAAGACATGCTAAAAGCGTAGAGATAGAAGATGCTGTAAATTTGATATTTAATACAAAAGGCAAGGTCATAGTAACAGGCGTAGGCAAGAGCGGTCATGTAGGCGCAAAGATCGCCGCTACGCTTGCAAGTACTGGTACGCCAAGCTTTTTCTTGCATCCAACAGAGGCTATGCATGGTGACCTTGGTATGATAGAAAAGGATGATGTTTTGTTAGCCATTAGCTTTAGTGGCGAAAGCGATGAGCTTATCAAAATTTTACCTCACGTAAAGCGCTTTGGCGTAAAGACCGTCGCAATGGCAAGAAGTAAAACAAGCTCGCTTGGTAAATTTAGCGATGCATTTATTGGCATAGATGTAGAGAAAGAGGCCTGCCCACTAAATGCCGCTCCAACAGCATCAACTACACTAACGTTAGCTCTTGGCGATGCGTTGGCTGTTTGTTTGATGCAAAGGCGAGGCTTTAAAAAAGAGGACTTTGCAAATTTTCATCCAGGTGGCAGCCTTGGTAAGAGGCTATTTTTAAAGGTCAAAGATGTGATGAGAAGCGAAAATTTACCGATAGTTCGCTGGAATGCAAGCCTAAAAAGTGCAATCGATACTATGACACACGGTAAACTTGGCACGGTCCTAATCGTCAATAAAGATGGTGTATTAGATGCTATTTTAAGTGACGGCGATCTTAGACGTGCACTTATGCGAGAAGACTTTGATCTAGACGAGCCAGCGATGAAATTTGCAACATTGCATCCAAAAGAGATAAACGACAAGGAAATGTTAGCTGTGGATGCATTAGCCTTGATAGAAAAGTATAAAATTCAGCTTCTAGCCGTTGTAGAAAATGGCGTGCCCGCGGGCGTTTTACACATCCATGACCTTGCAAATTTAGGACTATAAAATGAAAAAAACAAGACTAAATAAATTTATCTCACATAACACAAACTACTCACGCCGTGAGGCAGATGAGCTGATAAAAGCTGGTAAGGTTAGCATAGCAGGACGAGTGGTTAGCGACCTTGCCACAAGCGTGGATGAAGATGATAAAGTGCGTATAAATGGTCGTTTGATAAAGCTAAAAAAGGTATTTACTGTTATCGTCTATCATAAACAAAAGGGTGAACTAGTTAGCAAAAAAGATGACCGCGGACGAAAGACGATCTATGACACGCTAGATAAGAAATTTGCAAAATTTGTTAGCGTAGGGCGCTTAGACTATGCAAGTGAGGGGCTACTTTTACTAACTGACGCTCCAGCAATCGCCACAGCTTTGATGAATAGCGACTTAGAGCGCGAATACTATCTAAAAGTAAAAGGCGAAGTGACAAAAGAGGTAATTGAGGCGATGACAAATGGCTTTTTTGCCAAGGACGCCACCAAAGGCGCTCACGCAAAAACCACTATAAAATCAATGGAATTTAAGCCATTTCTAGCCTATAAAGTCTTTGGCTCAAGCGGCGGCTATACAAAACTAAAGGTCATCATCAACGAGGGGCAAAACAGGGAGCTACGCCGCTTCTTTGGCTACTTTGACCTTGAAGTGATGGATCTAAAAAGGGTTAGTTTTGGGCGTGTTAGTCTTGATATGCTAAAGCCTGGCAAATGGCGCTACTTCGAAAATAGCGAATATGAAGACCTAAGAGACTTTTTAAAAGTTAATAACGTTAGATACTAAATTTGGCTTGCTTTCTCTAAAAAGGAGGCAAGTCAAACAAAAATAACTACAAATTTATTTAAAAATTTACAAAAATAAAGAAAAAATGAAAAAGGCTGTTCTTTTATCCTTCATTTTACTAGCTACCATCTTTTGTAAGGATCTTTCTGAGCTTAGACTCGAAGTTAGATAAAAGTTCTACGATAAAAAGTGGCTAAACAATAACAAAATGTTTATGACAGTGGAAATATTGATTGTTGCTCTAATTTAGGAGTTTTGTATGAAAACGAATAAGAGTTAAGACAAAATACCGCACTGCAAAAGAATATTTTGGCAAAGCATGTGATTTGGAAGATCAAAAAGGATGCGATTTTACAAAAAACTAAACAAATAAGGCTTTTAATACCAAAAACAACCAAGCGAGCTCTAACAAATTTAGAGCTACATAAATTTATATCTTATTTTCTGAAAGCAAGATGTTTATGTATGGATTTAGTAGTGTCTCACCACGTGCTGCGTATAGTAAGACCTCTTTAAAATAGTTGTCGTTTATGCCATATGTGTGAAACTCGTACGCCCCTATGCCGTATCCCATCGGCGTGATATCAACCCTTGAGTACCAGGCATCTTGCGCTAGAATGTAGCGATTCGTATCTCTTGAATAGACATATAACTTGATCTTATCTTTGCTCTTTTGCGCCATATACCAGATGAAAGAATTTGTGATGTCGTTAAAAAAGTAGATGTCGCCGTTTGGCATGATGGCTTGGGCTGTGTCGTTGTTATCAGCGATCAGTGTCCTGCTCTCATAACATATAAATTTATTTGGCGTAAGTTGCTCGATCGGCTCTGATTTGCCATTATTTAAAACTAAAATTTTATCATCACTTATGTCGGCATTATAGGCAAGTACGGCTAAGACTAGAGTTAACAAACACAAAGAAAAAATTTGTTTTATCAAAATAAAAATCCTCTTAGCAAATAGTATTTGAGTACATAAAGCGAGCATATCAGCACGCAAACGCCTAGCCAGATCGATGAAAATTTAAGCTTGTGTGAGTAGTTTGTCTTTGTAATGATCTCAACAAGATATGGCATAAGGCCGTAAAAAACGCCCAGAAATAAACTGCCCCAGATGAGGTAGCCAACATAAAAATAGTCACTTTTTAGCATGCAGTATGGGCATTTATGGTTCGGCTGCTCGTAAACATAAAGGCCAAAAAAGTAGGTAATGGCATAGTAGCTAAGCACCAAAAACAACAAATTTGCCACAAAGCTCGCCATACTTTGCTTTAAAAAATTTAGCACCAAAATAACAAAAAATAGCACATAAAATACGCTTACTAAGCCAAAATTTGTATAGCCAAATGGTAGCTTTGGGGCTTGAAAAGTGACAGAGCAGCAAAAGACCGGCACTTTTAGTGGAATATTGTAAAAGAACGAAATTTCTATGCCAAGCTCAAGTAGTATCATGACAAAAAGGCAGATAAAAATGGCGTATTTTTTCTTTAGATAAGGGAAATTTAGAGCCTGCAAGTCAAGCTTATTTATAACCAGCCAGATACCAAGCCCAAAGATCAGCAAAATTTTAGTGAGCATCAATATACCACCAAATTTATTTGAGCCAATCACGCCAGCTGAACACATAGCACCAGGCACAATATCAGAGAGCTCATTTAGGCAAAGTGCAAAAAATATAAACAATACGATCTTGATACAGACGCAAAAAAGTAAGATCGTATTTACAAGATAGTTTTGTTTTTCAAGCGAGTATTGAAGCGATGTTAGTGCGTTGTAATCCCACGACCTCACGATCCTAACGACATAAAAGAGCGAAATACTCATCAAAACTAAAAGCACAAACTCCGCTAACAAAAAGGCAATAACGGCGTTTGATAAAAAGACACTCATACTATCTCTCCATTTTGTAAGCTGACAACCCTATCTGTTGCACTTAGCTCATCAAAAATGCTATCGTGAGTAGCGACAATAACACTTTTTTTTAGAGCTTTAAAAGACTCTAGCAAGCCTAAAAATGCACATGCATTTTGTCTATCTAAATTTGCCGTTGGCTCATCAGCCAAGATGATGTCAGCATCCATAGATAAAGCCCTAGCTACCGCACATCTTTGACGCTCACCACCACTTAAATTTGATACGTTCTCATCTTTTTTATGAGCGATATTTGCGAGGCTTAGAGCCTTTTTTATCATCTCGTCTCGCACATTTGCCTTGAAATTTGTTAGAGCAAATGGAGCTAGTAAATTTTCATATACACTTAACCCCTCAATGAGGTTAAAATTTTGAAAGACAAGTCCAAGCCTTTTGTGTCTAAGCTCAGAGCAAAAGGCATCAGGCAGTTTTGCGATGTTAGTGCCATCTATCAAAATTTCTCCACTAGTTGGCTTTTGAAGTAGGGCGATAAGCGAAAGCAAGGTGCTTTTACCGCTTCCACTAATGCCTTTTAGTATCACTAGCTCGCCGTCATTAATATCTAAATTTATATTTTTTAAAGCACAAAACTCATTTTGTTTGTTTTGGTTATAAACTAGGCTAACACCTCTTATATTTATCATTTTAGCCCCTCATTTATGTCACTACTTGCTACTCTCCATGAAGGTATGAGTACAAACGCCAAAAATGGTATCACACCAAAAACAAAGATCAAAAAGAGCTTGTCAAACTCTAAAATAGGCGTGAAATTTGTAAAATTTAAAAGCTCATCACCTAAAAATATCCCTTTTAAAAGCGGAGCGTTAAATACAAAAACAAAAAGATAAGCCAGCATAACACCGAGTAAAAAAGCACTAACGCTCACGATGAAATTTTGTATAAATTTTAAAAATATAATATCTTTTATACAAAAACCAATGCTTCTTAAAATAGCTATTTCACGCTTTTTACTACCATAGGCGAGTGAAATTTGGTTTTTAAGCAAGACAAAGAATATAAGCATAACACTAACGTAAATGCTCATAAAAATTCCACCCTTATAATAGTAAAGGTGCCTAACCTTAGCCACCTCATCTTCTATACTAAGGGCGAAAGAATTTGGGTATAAATTCTCTATCTTTAAAGCTACTTCACTGATTTCATCGGTGTTTGGCACCTCAACATAGAGCTTTGTATACTCTTCATCTTTTAAATTTAAGATAGCCCTTAGCGTATTTGGATGCAAAAATATAGCGTTATTTGAGATTAAACCACTTTGTGCCGGCATGGTCTTTAATATCTTTACTGGTATCATGCGCTCTTCAGTTAGAAAATTAAAGCTCTCATCGTAGTAAAGCTCATTCATCGCTGCCTTTACACCTTCTCCTACGATCATCTCATCCTCTTTTAAGCTATCATCTTCATATAGATGAAACCAGACGCGCTTTTGAACGAAGTAGTACTCCCCATCAACTACGCCCCTTACATCACTTACTCCATCGATCTTCGAGATGTCGTAGATATAGCCAGGGTGCATGAGATCATTTTTGCCAGCACGAAATGCGCTCACTACGATACTTGATCTATCTTTTACTAAATTTATAAGATCATGCTGGATCGATCCAGAGATGAAAAGTACCGAGCTTAGCACAAAAATAATGAGTGCAAAGAGGCAAAAGCTAAAAAGGTGATCCTTCCTATCTTTAAAAAGTAGAACCACAGCATAGTTTATAAAATTTTTACCTATCATAGACAAAGCCTTTTTGCCCCTTTTGGTTAAAACTAAAAGCAGCATTTGCTCTTGTTATCTTAGAAATTTCTCTTAGCTCATCTTGCTTTGCTTTATGATCAAAGCAAAGATAGTGTGCTGCTAAAAGCGTATAAGAAAGTCCAAAAAATAACGCCAAAAAAACTAGAAATTTCACACTATTTACCGATAAAGTTCTTTATCTCGTCAAATCTTATGACACCTTTGCCAGCATGATCTTTTAAAAAGCTCTCTGCCTTTGCTTCATCTTTAAATGGGATAAACTCATCACCCATTGGTCCATAAACGTTTGAACCGTGAACATAAAACGCATCTTTTGCATCAAGCTTTTCTAGCGTGTAATAATCACTCACATAAGCATCTTTCATTTTGCCATCCACAAAGTAAAATTGTGCCATATCCTTTACACCATCAAAATAATAATCCTTGCCATCTGCTTTGATGAGTGTTGCCCATGGAGAATTTTTGACAAGCATGCCACATACCGCACATCTTGCACCTTTTGGTACGACTATTCTCTCAGGTTTTTTTATTTCTTGTTTAGCTTTTGAAGCTTGGTTGCTAGCGCCTACATTTGCCGGAGCATCCCATAGATAAAGAGCAGCGGCTTGCAAGTGCTTGTCGTACTCTTGGGCTTTGCTGGCCTCTTTTGCGTCGCATACTTTTTTGAGATGAGCTTTTAGCTCAGAGATAGCCTTAAAGCTTTTTGGATCAGTTTTGTCGCAGTTTGCCTCGTAAAATTCCTTACCATGCGCGTAAACGCCGTCCTCACGCTTAGCTTTGATCATCTTATTGTCGCCTGCGAAGTCTTGTCCAGCGATCTCGTAAGCTTTAGCAAAATTCATTATCTCACCGCCATTTTCTGCTTGAAATTCTTTTGCGTCAGCCTCGGTTGAAAAGGCGTATTTGCTATTTCTAGTCATTGTGCCTTTAACACTACTACCAACGACATAAAAAGCTTTATTTACATCGATTAAATTTAGATTTTTAGTATCGACGACCTGCGCGTCGCTTGGGATCTTACCTTCTGTTAGCTCGTATAAGCAGTGAAGTGATGCTACTTGCTTGCCGTTATATACGTGATTAGTCTTATAAAATTTAACCAAATTCATTCCACAAACGGCGCAGTACTCCTTGCCCTCGCCATTTCCTACTAGTGTAGCCTTGCTAGGATCCACGCTTTGAAACATCGGTTTCATTTTGACGGCTTGTTCATTTGTAGAAGCACTAAAAAGTATGGTTGCTAGTAGTGCTGAACTCAAGATAGAACGTAAAATCATAATTATCTCCTTTAGTATTTTTTATTTTTATATTTATAAGCTTTAAATGCCACTGGGCTAACTTTATCAAGCATCAATGCTTTCCTAAAATTTCTAAATTCTCGCACGCTTCTTTTAAGCCATTTTTGCAGCTTCTAGTAAAAATTTCACGTGCTTTCTCCACGTCTTCTTTTACGCCTTTACCTTCAGCTAGCATGATAGCGTAATTATTGCAGCCCTTTTCATATCCATATATACACGCTTGCTCATAAAGTTTTGTGGCTTTTGTGAGGTTTTGATCAACGCCTTGTGCATATACATATAAAAAGCCAAGATTATCACACCCTATGCCAGCTTCGTTTGCGCAAGCCATTTCGTAGTTTACTTTGGCTTTTGCATAGTCTTTCTCGACACCTTCACCCTGCGCGTATAGATAGCCAAGGTTACTACATCCTATGCCGTCCCCTGCTTTGCAAGCCTTTTCATAAAGCTCTTTTGCCTTTTTAATATCCTTTGTCACGCCGGTGCCATTTGCATAAAGCAAGCCAAGCTCCGTGCAACCCTCGTTGTCGCTACATGCTTTTTCATAAAATTTAACTGCTTTTGCTAGGTCTTTTTCCACACCTTTGCCTTTTTCATAGACGTAGCCAAGGTTGCTGCAAGCCATAGAGAAGTTTTGATCACAAGCTTTTTCATAAAGCATTGCTGCCTTTGCTTCGTCCTTTTTGACATTGCCATCACCTCTGCTGTAAAGCACAGCTAGATTGTAGCAGCCTGATGCCTTTTTCTCTTTATCACAAGCATCTTCATAAATTTGTGCTAGCTTATTGTGATCGTCTTTTGCGCTTAAAGCCTCTTTGATATAGCCAGCATTCAATAGTCCCAAACAAGCAAACAATAAAACTAAACTCTTTTTCATCATATCTCCTAAATCTCTTTTATATCCTTACCTCTATAAGCAAAGGCGATTAGCAAAGCTAAAAGCATTAAAAGCAAATAAAGCAAATTCGAAACGCTAAATCCATCGCCATTTGCGTATGAGTGAAGTCCGCTTAGATAGAAATTTACACCAAAATAGGTAAAAATAACTGAACCAAAAGAGAGCACGCTAGCTACTAAAAAGGTAAAAATATTTTTTAATCTTGGGATAAATCTTAAATGAAGCACAATAGCATAAATAATTATCGTAATGTACGACCAGCTCTCTTTGCTATCCCAGCCCCAGTATCTACCCCAGCTCTCATTCGCCCAGACGCCGCCAAGGAAATTTCCAATAGTTAGCAAACTAAGTCCTATGATGAGGCTTAGCTCATTAGTTGCGGCGAGGTATCTTATCTGCTCGCTGAGCTTTTGCTCGTTTTTTTGATTTTTTATAGCCATTAAAAGAAGCCCAAGAAGCCCGAGCACAAAGCTAAAACCTAAAAAGCCATAGCTTGCCGTAATGACACTTACATGCACACTAAGCCAAAATGACTTTAAAACTGGGACTAGATTTGTTATTTGTGGATTTATAAAATTTAGATGAGCTACAAGCAAACTAACACTTGCAAAAAGTGAAGCAGCTCCAAGAGCAAAGCTTTGATGTTTAAAAAATAAAACTCCAGCTAGTACACTTGCAAGCGAGATATACACTAAGCTCTCATAGGCATCACTCCAAGGTGCATGCCCTGAGATATAAGCACGAAGAGCTAAATTTAACAAATGCACCGCAAAGCCAAAATAAAATGCAAGGCTAAGCGCTTTTTCAAATCTAAATTTCTTTCCAGAAAATAGCCTATAAAAGCCAAGAGCGAGCGAAACTAGCCCAAGGATCATGTAAAAATATATAAGAAATTTAAAAATTTCCATTTGGTTATAAAGCACTTCAAGCTCCACCTTTGCCTCGCTTGGCGCAAGGGAGCCTAGAGTGCTTCTTTGATAGCTTGAAATTTTCTCCAAGCTCTTATCAGCCCCAGTACACTCGCCATTTTTTACACAAAGGCTTAAATTTTCTATATAAGCGCCTAAAACGCTTTTAAGCTCGCTTGAAATTTCACTTGAGCCAAAGGCTTCATTTACGCCTAGCCATGTTAATTTATCACCATTTTTAGCTGGGATAAATTTTAAAATTTCTCCCTTTAATGCAAGGTATAAGACATTTAGTCTCTCATCAAATTTGATCACGTCATTATCAAATTTATCTCTTTTTGAGGCGGATTTTTCATTTGCAGCTTCTACAAATTTAGCCAGCTTATACTCGCCATTTTCGTTAAAAACGTCATTAAAGCTAGCAAATTTCTCACTAACGCCAAGAAGCTCGCCCACACGCTTGCTCGTGATCTTTACTATCTTTTTATCCATCCACTCTTTTGGTGAGATGGCAAAAGAGAGCATTAGCTCCTCGCTGCTAAGCCCAAATAGCGTAGTTTTGGTTGAAATTTTACTTATCACAGCTCTTGAGTAAGAGCCAGCTGGAGCGATTCTGCTATCAGCTTGAGTCAAAATTTTGGCAAATTTGCTTGCATGTGCCTCTAAATTTTTATTATTTTCATTAGCAAAATTTGGAGTAGCATTTAAAAGCAAAATAGCCAAAAATGCTATTTGAGAGCCTTTTATGAAATTTAGCAGCCTAAAAAATCGGCTCTTTTTGCTAAATAAATTTGCCAAAAAGCCAACGCAAAGCAAAAAATATCCTATGTAAGTTGGGATTTTGCCAGGATCACGGCTGATCTCAAAAGCGCTTCCAAGCTCATCAGGATCGTATGAAGACTGAAAAATTTTATAGCCTTCAATCGTTAGTGGATTATTTAGCGAGATGTCGTACTTGCCGCCAGCGATACTTACTTTACTTGTATAAGATGATGGACTATTTAGCCCCACATATCGCTCTAAAATAAACTCGTCAAGCTTTAATGAAAATGGTAAATTTAAGGCCTTTGAGCTAAAGTAAAATTTCGCCTCTTGCCCACCAAAACTTAGCACACTAGGCTCCAGCTCATATCCAGCTCCGCCTTTTAGTTTAATACTCTTTTTTTCGCCGTTAAAACTTATCTCTAAACTAAGCGTAGCAGGAGCGTTTTTCTCATCTTTTTTATATCCAAGCAAGTTAATTATAAATTCCTTGCCGTCTATAAAATTTTTAAACTCAAAGTCGTTTTCACCAAATAAGCTTAATTTTAGTGGATAACTAAAATTTTCTCCAAGCGTTTCAACCCTAAGATAAGGCTTGACGCTTTGCATTACATTTGAGCTTTGCAGAGCTCTAAGATGTATAACGCCCTCTTCGCCAAAATACCTTGTAAGCGTAGCCCCGATGAAGATAACGATAAAAGCAAGATGTATCAAAAATGCGCCAAATTTTTTATACATCTTGGTTTTTACGATGCTAATAGCTAAACAAATAGTGCAAGCAAACATAACACACTCGTACCAAAGCGCTTCGTAAACAAGCACTCTGGCCGTTTGTG
It encodes:
- a CDS encoding KpsF/GutQ family sugar-phosphate isomerase, which gives rise to MQTINQIAAEVLKIEANELLRHAKSVEIEDAVNLIFNTKGKVIVTGVGKSGHVGAKIAATLASTGTPSFFLHPTEAMHGDLGMIEKDDVLLAISFSGESDELIKILPHVKRFGVKTVAMARSKTSSLGKFSDAFIGIDVEKEACPLNAAPTASTTLTLALGDALAVCLMQRRGFKKEDFANFHPGGSLGKRLFLKVKDVMRSENLPIVRWNASLKSAIDTMTHGKLGTVLIVNKDGVLDAILSDGDLRRALMREDFDLDEPAMKFATLHPKEINDKEMLAVDALALIEKYKIQLLAVVENGVPAGVLHIHDLANLGL
- a CDS encoding pseudouridine synthase produces the protein MKKTRLNKFISHNTNYSRREADELIKAGKVSIAGRVVSDLATSVDEDDKVRINGRLIKLKKVFTVIVYHKQKGELVSKKDDRGRKTIYDTLDKKFAKFVSVGRLDYASEGLLLLTDAPAIATALMNSDLEREYYLKVKGEVTKEVIEAMTNGFFAKDATKGAHAKTTIKSMEFKPFLAYKVFGSSGGYTKLKVIINEGQNRELRRFFGYFDLEVMDLKRVSFGRVSLDMLKPGKWRYFENSEYEDLRDFLKVNNVRY
- a CDS encoding ABC transporter ATP-binding protein; this translates as MINIRGVSLVYNQNKQNEFCALKNINLDINDGELVILKGISGSGKSTLLSLIALLQKPTSGEILIDGTNIAKLPDAFCSELRHKRLGLVFQNFNLIEGLSVYENLLAPFALTNFKANVRDEMIKKALSLANIAHKKDENVSNLSGGERQRCAVARALSMDADIILADEPTANLDRQNACAFLGLLESFKALKKSVIVATHDSIFDELSATDRVVSLQNGEIV
- a CDS encoding ABC transporter permease — translated: MIGKNFINYAVVLLFKDRKDHLFSFCLFALIIFVLSSVLFISGSIQHDLINLVKDRSSIVVSAFRAGKNDLMHPGYIYDISKIDGVSDVRGVVDGEYYFVQKRVWFHLYEDDSLKEDEMIVGEGVKAAMNELYYDESFNFLTEERMIPVKILKTMPAQSGLISNNAIFLHPNTLRAILNLKDEEYTKLYVEVPNTDEISEVALKIENLYPNSFALSIEDEVAKVRHLYYYKGGIFMSIYVSVMLIFFVLLKNQISLAYGSKKREIAILRSIGFCIKDIIFLKFIQNFIVSVSAFLLGVMLAYLFVFVFNAPLLKGIFLGDELLNFTNFTPILEFDKLFLIFVFGVIPFLAFVLIPSWRVASSDINEGLK
- a CDS encoding nitrous oxide reductase accessory protein NosL produces the protein MILRSILSSALLATILFSASTNEQAVKMKPMFQSVDPSKATLVGNGEGKEYCAVCGMNLVKFYKTNHVYNGKQVASLHCLYELTEGKIPSDAQVVDTKNLNLIDVNKAFYVVGSSVKGTMTRNSKYAFSTEADAKEFQAENGGEIMNFAKAYEIAGQDFAGDNKMIKAKREDGVYAHGKEFYEANCDKTDPKSFKAISELKAHLKKVCDAKEASKAQEYDKHLQAAALYLWDAPANVGASNQASKAKQEIKKPERIVVPKGARCAVCGMLVKNSPWATLIKADGKDYYFDGVKDMAQFYFVDGKMKDAYVSDYYTLEKLDAKDAFYVHGSNVYGPMGDEFIPFKDEAKAESFLKDHAGKGVIRFDEIKNFIGK
- a CDS encoding SEL1-like repeat protein, which produces MKKSLVLLFACLGLLNAGYIKEALSAKDDHNKLAQIYEDACDKEKKASGCYNLAVLYSRGDGNVKKDEAKAAMLYEKACDQNFSMACSNLGYVYEKGKGVEKDLAKAVKFYEKACSDNEGCTELGLLYANGTGVTKDIKKAKELYEKACKAGDGIGCSNLGYLYAQGEGVEKDYAKAKVNYEMACANEAGIGCDNLGFLYVYAQGVDQNLTKATKLYEQACIYGYEKGCNNYAIMLAEGKGVKEDVEKAREIFTRSCKNGLKEACENLEILGKH
- the ccsA gene encoding cytochrome c biogenesis protein, producing the protein MRILNIYRLSLILLFILAFGAGLATFLENFYDTQTARVLVYEALWYECVMFACTICLAISIVKTKMYKKFGAFLIHLAFIVIFIGATLTRYFGEEGVIHLRALQSSNVMQSVKPYLRVETLGENFSYPLKLSLFGENDFEFKNFIDGKEFIINLLGYKKDEKNAPATLSLEISFNGEKKSIKLKGGAGYELEPSVLSFGGQEAKFYFSSKALNLPFSLKLDEFILERYVGLNSPSSYTSKVSIAGGKYDISLNNPLTIEGYKIFQSSYDPDELGSAFEISRDPGKIPTYIGYFLLCVGFLANLFSKKSRFFRLLNFIKGSQIAFLAILLLNATPNFANENNKNLEAHASKFAKILTQADSRIAPAGSYSRAVISKISTKTTLFGLSSEELMLSFAISPKEWMDKKIVKITSKRVGELLGVSEKFASFNDVFNENGEYKLAKFVEAANEKSASKRDKFDNDVIKFDERLNVLYLALKGEILKFIPAKNGDKLTWLGVNEAFGSSEISSELKSVLGAYIENLSLCVKNGECTGADKSLEKISSYQRSTLGSLAPSEAKVELEVLYNQMEIFKFLIYFYMILGLVSLALGFYRLFSGKKFRFEKALSLAFYFGFAVHLLNLALRAYISGHAPWSDAYESLVYISLASVLAGVLFFKHQSFALGAASLFASVSLLVAHLNFINPQITNLVPVLKSFWLSVHVSVITASYGFLGFSFVLGLLGLLLMAIKNQKNEQKLSEQIRYLAATNELSLIIGLSLLTIGNFLGGVWANESWGRYWGWDSKESWSYITIIIYAIVLHLRFIPRLKNIFTFLVASVLSFGSVIFTYFGVNFYLSGLHSYANGDGFSVSNLLYLLLMLLALLIAFAYRGKDIKEI